A genomic region of Streptomyces sp. R33 contains the following coding sequences:
- a CDS encoding NHLP family bacteriocin export ABC transporter peptidase/permease/ATPase subunit: MTVPQHTSPNRPRSRPPATRVPAGGRRRRRPAVPKGRTPRTVRTPTVLQMEAVECGAAALAMVLGHFGRFVPLEELRIACGVSRDGSRAGNLLKAARGYGLTAKGMQMDLAALAGVNPPAILFWEFNHYVVYEGMARRLGRRGVYINDPGKGRRFVPMEEFDTGFTGIALVFEPGPGFRRTGRKQGVMSAMPARLRGMSGTMLAAVVSSLLLVAVGATVPALSRTYIDMFLIGEQTSLLGVLFASMAAALVLTAVLTFVQQANLLRGRIISSTLGSARFLRHLLRLPVSFFSQRNPADLVQRLQSNDTVAETLARDLAAAGVDAVVVVLYAVLLWTYDPQLTGIGVLIALLNIAAVRIVMRVRATGTQKLRAESARLTNTSYSGLQLIETMKATGGENGFFRRWAGQHAVTLDVQQRLGVPSAWLAVVAPTLAALNSALILMIGGLRAVEGHLSVGLLVAFQALVTSFTAPITRLGGVAGRIQDFAADVARLKDVENFPVDPLYLRHARGEAAAGTRRLKGHVELDGITFGYSPLDAPLLKDVSLAVGPGQQVALVGGSGSGKSTVSRLISGLYTPWAGAIRIDGMRLEDIPRGALAASVSFVDQDVFLFEGTVRDNVALWDPSIPDEAVIAALQDAAVYDVVARRAGGIHSRVEQDGRNFSGGQRQRLEIARALVRRPSVMILDEVTSALDAATEQIVIDNLRRRGCACVVIAHRLSTVRDSDEIVVLDRGTVVERGRHEHLIAAQGAYARLVKEH; the protein is encoded by the coding sequence GTGACCGTGCCGCAGCACACCTCCCCGAACCGGCCCCGCTCCCGGCCCCCGGCCACCCGGGTCCCGGCGGGCGGCCGGCGGCGCCGCCGGCCGGCCGTCCCCAAGGGCCGCACGCCCCGTACCGTACGCACGCCCACCGTGCTGCAGATGGAGGCGGTGGAGTGCGGCGCCGCCGCGCTGGCCATGGTGCTCGGTCACTTCGGCCGCTTCGTGCCCCTGGAGGAGCTGCGCATCGCCTGCGGGGTGTCCCGGGACGGCTCCCGCGCCGGCAACCTCCTCAAAGCCGCCCGCGGTTACGGGCTGACGGCCAAGGGCATGCAGATGGACCTGGCCGCGCTCGCCGGGGTGAACCCGCCGGCCATCCTCTTCTGGGAGTTCAACCACTACGTCGTCTACGAGGGCATGGCCCGCCGCCTCGGCCGCCGCGGCGTGTACATCAACGACCCGGGCAAGGGCCGCCGGTTCGTCCCCATGGAGGAATTCGACACCGGCTTCACCGGCATCGCGCTCGTCTTCGAGCCCGGCCCGGGCTTCCGCCGCACCGGCCGCAAGCAAGGCGTCATGAGCGCGATGCCGGCCCGTCTGCGCGGCATGTCGGGCACGATGCTCGCCGCCGTGGTCTCCAGCCTCCTGCTGGTGGCCGTCGGTGCGACGGTGCCCGCGCTGAGCCGTACGTACATCGACATGTTCCTCATCGGCGAGCAGACGTCCCTGCTGGGCGTGCTGTTCGCCTCGATGGCGGCGGCCCTGGTGCTCACGGCCGTGCTCACCTTCGTGCAGCAGGCCAACCTGCTGCGCGGCCGCATCATCTCCTCGACGCTCGGCAGCGCCCGCTTCCTGCGCCACCTGCTCCGGCTCCCCGTCAGCTTCTTCAGCCAGCGCAACCCGGCCGACCTGGTCCAGCGCCTCCAGTCCAACGACACCGTCGCCGAGACCCTCGCCCGGGACCTCGCCGCCGCGGGCGTCGACGCCGTGGTGGTCGTGCTCTACGCGGTGTTGCTGTGGACGTACGATCCGCAGCTCACCGGCATCGGAGTGCTCATCGCGCTGCTCAACATCGCGGCCGTGCGGATCGTGATGCGGGTACGGGCCACCGGCACGCAGAAGCTGCGCGCCGAGAGCGCCCGGCTCACCAACACCTCCTACAGCGGCCTCCAGCTCATCGAGACGATGAAGGCCACCGGCGGGGAGAACGGCTTCTTCCGCCGCTGGGCCGGCCAGCACGCGGTCACCCTCGACGTGCAGCAGCGGCTCGGCGTCCCCAGCGCCTGGCTGGCCGTCGTCGCGCCGACGCTGGCCGCGCTCAACAGCGCGCTGATCCTGATGATCGGCGGCCTGCGGGCGGTGGAGGGGCACCTCTCGGTCGGCCTGCTCGTCGCCTTCCAGGCCCTCGTGACCAGCTTCACCGCGCCGATCACCCGCCTGGGCGGCGTGGCCGGCCGGATCCAGGACTTCGCCGCCGACGTCGCCCGCCTGAAGGACGTCGAGAACTTCCCCGTCGACCCGCTCTACCTCCGGCACGCGCGGGGCGAAGCCGCCGCCGGTACGCGCCGGCTCAAGGGGCACGTGGAGCTGGACGGCATCACCTTCGGCTACAGCCCGCTGGACGCACCCCTGCTGAAGGACGTCTCGCTCGCGGTCGGCCCCGGGCAGCAGGTCGCGCTCGTCGGCGGCTCCGGCAGCGGCAAATCCACCGTCTCCCGGCTGATTTCCGGCCTGTACACCCCCTGGGCGGGCGCCATCCGCATCGACGGGATGCGGCTGGAGGACATCCCGCGCGGCGCGCTGGCCGCCTCCGTGTCCTTCGTGGACCAGGACGTCTTCCTCTTCGAGGGGACCGTCCGCGACAACGTCGCGCTGTGGGACCCCTCCATCCCGGACGAGGCCGTCATCGCCGCGCTCCAGGACGCCGCCGTGTACGACGTGGTGGCGCGCCGCGCCGGCGGCATCCACAGCCGCGTCGAGCAAGACGGCCGCAACTTCTCCGGCGGCCAGCGCCAGCGCCTGGAGATCGCCCGCGCCCTGGTGCGCCGTCCCAGCGTCATGATCCTGGACGAGGTGACCAGCGCCCTGGACGCGGCGACCGAGCAGATCGTCATCGACAACCTGCGGCGCCGCGGCTGCGCCTGCGTGGTGATCGCCCACCGGCTGAGCACCGTGCGCGACAGCGACGAGATCGTCGTGCTCGACCGGGGCACGGTCGTGGAACGCGGCCGGCACGAGCACCTGATCGCCGCGCAGGGCGCGTACGCCCGACTGGTGAAGGAGCACTGA
- a CDS encoding HlyD family efflux transporter periplasmic adaptor subunit — protein sequence MQFRQKALSKLQSPEELDLPVRFARPQGRLVLAVTVVVMAAAAFWALTGSVSSKLSAPGILTHAEGSYLLQSPFAGQVTHVLAQEGQLLSPGAPLLQLTTDQGERTVRVVAGGRVTTLVAKTGSVVTTGADVATVERVKSADDPLVAVLYLTGGSGAEIRVGAPVDLTVQSAPQQQFGVLRGRVKEVGRAPQTQAQIAGFLGDPRLAAQFAGQGNPVALLVQLERSSATTSGYRWSSAGGPPYPVDSTTPVTGAVHLAAQRPVDWLLP from the coding sequence GTGCAGTTCCGTCAAAAGGCGCTCTCCAAGCTGCAATCGCCCGAAGAACTCGATCTGCCCGTACGTTTCGCCCGCCCGCAGGGCCGACTCGTTCTCGCCGTCACCGTCGTCGTCATGGCTGCCGCGGCATTCTGGGCATTGACCGGATCGGTCTCCTCCAAGCTGAGCGCACCCGGCATCCTCACGCATGCCGAGGGCAGTTATCTGCTGCAGAGTCCGTTCGCCGGACAGGTCACCCATGTGCTCGCCCAAGAAGGCCAGTTGCTGTCCCCCGGCGCGCCGCTGCTCCAGCTCACCACGGACCAGGGGGAGCGGACCGTACGCGTGGTCGCCGGAGGGCGGGTGACGACCCTGGTCGCCAAGACCGGCTCGGTCGTCACGACGGGCGCGGACGTCGCGACCGTGGAACGCGTCAAGAGCGCGGACGACCCGCTGGTGGCCGTGCTCTACCTGACCGGTGGCAGCGGAGCGGAGATCCGCGTGGGCGCCCCGGTCGACCTGACCGTCCAGTCCGCCCCCCAGCAGCAGTTCGGCGTGCTGCGCGGCCGCGTCAAGGAAGTCGGCCGCGCGCCCCAGACGCAGGCGCAGATCGCCGGCTTCCTCGGCGATCCCCGCCTCGCCGCCCAGTTCGCCGGCCAGGGCAACCCCGTCGCCTTGCTCGTGCAGCTCGAACGCTCGTCCGCGACCACCTCCGGCTACCGGTGGTCCTCCGCGGGCGGGCCCCCGTACCCCGTCGACTCCACGACACCGGTCACCGGAGCCGTCCACCTCGCCGCACAGCGCCCCGTCGATTGGCTGCTCCCGTGA
- a CDS encoding acylphosphatase, whose protein sequence is MERVRSRVIVHGVVQGVFFRDTCRRTALGLGVAGWVRNLPDGTVEAVFEGPEAAVARMLEWAHRGPNGADVTRVQRHEEQPEALEGFEIRA, encoded by the coding sequence ATGGAACGAGTGCGCAGCCGAGTGATCGTCCACGGCGTGGTGCAGGGCGTCTTCTTCCGCGACACCTGCCGCCGCACCGCCCTCGGCCTCGGGGTCGCCGGCTGGGTGCGCAACCTCCCCGACGGGACCGTCGAGGCGGTGTTCGAGGGCCCCGAGGCCGCCGTCGCCCGCATGCTCGAGTGGGCCCACCGAGGCCCGAACGGCGCCGACGTGACCCGCGTCCAGCGCCACGAGGAACAGCCCGAGGCCCTGGAAGGCTTCGAGATCCGCGCCTGA